One genomic region from Polynucleobacter sp. MWH-P3-07-1 encodes:
- a CDS encoding arsenate reductase ArsC yields the protein MKQYNILFLCTHNSARSVIGEALASTHPSGLFVGYSAGSSPGTSVNPFAAELTKEMGYDQSKLRSKSWDEYGLPDAPKMDFIITVCDQAAGEQCPFWPGNPATAHWGFPDPSQVQGTDEDKRKAFKDVMIGLKKRINLLADMPLDKLDSMSLKEIHTKA from the coding sequence ATGAAGCAATACAACATCCTCTTTTTGTGTACTCATAACTCAGCCCGTTCAGTGATTGGCGAAGCATTGGCATCTACCCATCCTAGTGGATTATTTGTTGGTTATTCAGCTGGCTCTAGTCCTGGTACTTCTGTTAATCCATTTGCGGCAGAGTTAACTAAAGAAATGGGTTACGACCAAAGCAAGTTGAGAAGCAAAAGTTGGGATGAATATGGTTTGCCAGACGCTCCTAAGATGGATTTCATCATCACTGTTTGTGATCAAGCCGCTGGAGAGCAATGCCCATTCTGGCCCGGTAATCCAGCAACAGCACACTGGGGATTTCCTGACCCATCCCAAGTCCAAGGCACTGATGAAGATAAGCGCAAAGCATTTAAAGATGTGATGATTGGACTCAAAAAGCGTATTAATCTTTTAGCTGATATGCCATTAGACAAGTTAGATTCAATGAGCCTAAAAGAAATTCATACAAAAGCGTGA